A genomic segment from Truepera sp. encodes:
- a CDS encoding UvrD-helicase domain-containing protein codes for MELLAPLNDEQRRAVTHFEGPALVLAGAGSGKTRTVVHRIAYLLEQHDVLPQQVLAVTFTNKAAGELRERVEELIGLPGRDLWVSTFHSACLRVLRAYGERIGLQPGFAIYDDGDQLDLFKDILRNVQGLSEASPRALRAIVDRAKSHLWTPELFASEGQRVWGPVVSGLRIELVEDVYRQYQARLTAANAVDFNDILGRTVDLFEAHPDVLERVQQRAVFIHVDEYQDTNPAQYRLTNLLSSTYDNLMVVGDPDQSIYAFRGADVRNILDFRQDHPEAAVYRLELNYRSVGSVLNVANAVIGHNQGRIEKTLKPVKGEGEVVRVYHAADHRAEADFVARTVERIRAERELPYDAFAVLYRTNSQSRVMEEALRRADIPGRIVGGVGFYDRREVKDVLAYARAALNPADDVAWRRVLGRPRRGIGATSEQRLVAWATRNQRPFAGACRAADEVLAGTPGAKRVAEFVHLMDDLAAAAEELPAANFLKFVYDATGYLDALKAEDTHEAQGRIENLEELLSAITEWQEEEGGSIAEFLDEAALLGSVDDRAVEAVNGEKIDDAVTLMTLHNAKGLEFPVVFLVGMEEGLMPHRSSTGSLPEIEEERRLLYVGITRAQEELYLVHCEARLIFGRTEPARPSRFLADVPSQLLQETDVFGQKLEANSSANKFSRNVWSPPTAPTGARTGGAAPAVGPGGLTLRGGERVKHPKFGLGTVVGVSGEGARAEVTVVFESAGAKRLLIKFAGLSAA; via the coding sequence ATGGAACTCCTGGCGCCGCTGAACGACGAACAGCGGCGCGCCGTGACGCACTTCGAGGGCCCCGCCCTCGTGCTGGCGGGCGCCGGCTCGGGCAAGACCCGCACGGTCGTGCACCGCATCGCCTACCTGCTGGAACAGCACGACGTCCTGCCGCAGCAGGTTCTCGCCGTGACGTTCACCAACAAGGCCGCGGGCGAACTGCGCGAGCGGGTCGAGGAGCTGATCGGACTGCCCGGGCGCGACCTGTGGGTAAGCACCTTCCATAGCGCCTGCCTGCGCGTGTTGCGCGCCTACGGGGAGCGCATCGGGCTCCAGCCGGGCTTCGCCATCTACGACGACGGCGACCAACTCGACCTCTTCAAGGACATCCTCCGCAACGTTCAAGGGCTGAGCGAAGCCAGCCCCAGGGCGCTGCGCGCCATCGTGGACCGCGCGAAGTCTCACCTCTGGACGCCCGAGCTCTTCGCGAGCGAGGGCCAGCGCGTCTGGGGGCCCGTGGTCTCCGGCCTGCGCATCGAGCTCGTGGAGGACGTGTACCGGCAGTACCAGGCACGCCTCACGGCCGCCAACGCCGTCGACTTCAACGACATCTTAGGCCGCACGGTCGACCTCTTCGAGGCCCACCCCGACGTGCTCGAGCGCGTGCAGCAGCGCGCGGTCTTCATTCACGTCGACGAGTACCAGGACACCAACCCGGCGCAGTACCGCCTCACGAACCTGCTGTCGAGCACGTACGACAACCTGATGGTCGTCGGCGATCCCGACCAGAGCATCTACGCCTTCCGCGGCGCGGACGTTCGCAACATCCTGGACTTCCGCCAGGACCACCCGGAGGCGGCCGTCTACCGCCTGGAACTCAACTACCGCTCGGTGGGCAGCGTCCTGAATGTCGCGAACGCCGTCATCGGCCACAACCAGGGCCGGATCGAGAAGACCCTCAAGCCGGTCAAGGGCGAGGGCGAGGTCGTGCGCGTCTACCACGCGGCCGACCACCGGGCAGAGGCCGACTTCGTGGCCCGGACGGTGGAACGTATCCGCGCCGAGCGCGAACTGCCCTACGACGCCTTCGCCGTGCTCTACCGGACGAACTCGCAATCGCGCGTCATGGAGGAGGCCCTCCGGCGCGCCGACATCCCGGGGCGGATAGTGGGGGGCGTGGGCTTCTACGACCGGCGCGAGGTGAAGGACGTGCTGGCTTACGCCCGGGCCGCACTCAACCCGGCCGACGACGTGGCGTGGCGCCGGGTGTTGGGCCGCCCGAGGCGTGGCATCGGCGCCACCAGCGAGCAGCGCCTGGTCGCCTGGGCAACGCGCAACCAACGGCCGTTCGCCGGCGCCTGCCGCGCGGCCGACGAGGTCCTGGCCGGCACTCCCGGCGCCAAACGCGTGGCCGAGTTCGTGCACCTGATGGACGACCTGGCCGCCGCGGCCGAGGAGTTGCCCGCCGCCAACTTCCTCAAGTTCGTTTACGACGCCACCGGCTACCTAGACGCCCTGAAGGCCGAGGACACGCACGAGGCGCAGGGGCGCATCGAGAACTTGGAAGAACTCCTCTCCGCCATCACCGAGTGGCAGGAGGAGGAGGGCGGCAGCATCGCCGAGTTCCTGGACGAGGCGGCACTCCTTGGCAGCGTCGACGACAGGGCGGTCGAGGCCGTGAACGGCGAGAAGATCGACGACGCCGTTACCCTGATGACCCTCCACAACGCCAAGGGCCTCGAGTTCCCGGTCGTGTTCCTGGTCGGCATGGAGGAGGGCCTCATGCCGCACCGCAGCTCGACCGGCTCGCTGCCCGAGATCGAGGAGGAGCGGCGCCTCCTCTACGTCGGCATTACGCGAGCGCAGGAGGAGCTCTACCTCGTGCACTGCGAGGCGCGCCTGATCTTCGGCCGCACCGAGCCCGCCAGGCCCAGCCGGTTCCTGGCAGACGTGCCGTCCCAGTTGCTGCAAGAGACGGACGTGTTCGGCCAGAAGCTCGAGGCGAATAGCTCTGCCAACAAGTTCTCGCGCAACGTCTGGTCGCCGCCCACCGCCCCCACCGGCGCTCGGACGGGTGGCGCGGCGCCCGCAGTCGGGCCTGGCGGCCTCACCCTGCGCGGCGGCGAGCGCGTGAAGCACCCGAAGTTCGGCTTGGGCACCGTGGTCGGCGTAAGCGGCGAGGGCGCGCGCGCCGAGGTGACCGTGGTGTTCGAAAGCGCCGGGGCCAAGCGGCTGCTGATCAAGTTCGCGGGTCTGTCGGCGGCCTGA
- a CDS encoding HAD family hydrolase, whose translation MTKAVCFDLDDTLGHYAADFGAFTALVRNELGLHQCDTNAFAKLVSSELRRDGPLTFELVLRRVLDGLEQRPPADLAQLAATAMAWYAADYRALPGAAELLADLDARGVKLVLVTNGPDDMQRAALRALGFERHFRAVLVSGDRDVAARKPAPRIFSLALTALEVVPEEAVMIGDDLDADIGGAIDYGLEAIHVGTPTAPVPAGVGQAADLAAVRRQLAELLGLGELLGG comes from the coding sequence ATGACGAAAGCCGTCTGCTTCGACCTAGACGACACCCTAGGGCACTACGCTGCCGATTTCGGGGCGTTCACGGCCCTGGTTCGTAACGAGCTCGGCCTCCACCAGTGCGACACCAACGCGTTCGCCAAGCTCGTCTCGAGCGAGCTGCGTAGGGATGGCCCCCTGACGTTCGAACTGGTCTTGCGGCGCGTGCTGGACGGGCTGGAGCAGCGCCCGCCCGCCGACCTCGCGCAGCTCGCCGCCACCGCCATGGCCTGGTACGCGGCCGACTATCGCGCACTGCCCGGAGCCGCCGAGCTGCTGGCCGACCTGGATGCCAGGGGCGTCAAGCTGGTGCTGGTGACGAACGGCCCCGACGACATGCAGCGGGCCGCCCTGCGTGCCCTGGGATTCGAGCGGCACTTCCGCGCCGTGCTGGTGTCGGGCGACCGCGACGTTGCCGCGCGCAAGCCTGCCCCGCGCATCTTCTCGCTCGCGCTGACGGCGTTGGAGGTCGTGCCCGAGGAGGCGGTGATGATCGGCGACGACCTGGACGCCGACATCGGCGGCGCGATCGATTACGGGCTCGAGGCCATCCACGTGGGCACGCCGACCGCCCCGGTCCCCGCCGGCGTGGGCCAGGCGGCCGACCTCGCGGCGGTGCGGCGGCAACTCGCCGAGCTCCTCGGGCTGGGCGAGCTGCTCGGGGGCTGA
- a CDS encoding NADH-quinone oxidoreductase subunit 15, translating into MTETDMAFYRAWAELLEWMREYAAQHDGVKFVKQGDFTDYIYRMERPYDLPTTVMSASLSTPADEPILFASCSQRAAAFKEISLRPFQSHIYRKLTLAEDGRGLMEGPRPFTKEHLFRLADGVFEVAAT; encoded by the coding sequence ATGACCGAGACCGACATGGCCTTCTACCGGGCCTGGGCCGAGCTGCTCGAGTGGATGCGCGAGTACGCCGCCCAGCATGATGGCGTCAAGTTCGTGAAGCAGGGAGACTTCACCGACTACATCTACCGCATGGAGCGCCCTTACGACCTACCCACCACCGTCATGTCGGCAAGCCTGTCCACCCCGGCCGACGAGCCCATCCTCTTTGCCTCCTGCAGCCAGCGGGCAGCGGCGTTCAAGGAGATCTCACTGCGCCCGTTCCAGTCGCACATCTACAGGAAGCTGACCCTCGCGGAGGACGGGCGTGGGCTGATGGAGGGCCCCAGGCCCTTCACCAAGGAGCACCTGTTCCGGCTGGCCGATGGCGTGTTCGAGGTGGCCGCCACCTAG
- a CDS encoding FAD-dependent oxidoreductase: MSVQLPSGAVDVLVVGGGIAGATLAYCLAREGVGVLLVDEGGTRAGGASSVPAALLNPNRGRSGRASAADLAGLAGFWSLTSELEGGGHETGARRTGVLRVADNARQARGWQRLEGTTWLEPSEVPAAYHAPHGAMLVGRGGWVRPGKLLGALETATAARGGVTLRGVRAGGLTANAHGVTVDTSSGPLRAREVVLCLGAQRPPGFRLPEFETVWGEARVLGAAVDAPYPVAGSVVAAFGTDEVYVSGGHTAVPAEPGARLDDDLRRALSWHVPAVAAAPTLTRWVGARAKRPSGEPVARRLTRGVLMFGALGGRGFLRAATVAEAMASRLRKELLG, translated from the coding sequence ATGAGCGTGCAGCTGCCGAGCGGCGCCGTGGACGTGCTGGTGGTGGGCGGCGGCATCGCCGGCGCGACCCTCGCCTACTGCCTGGCGCGCGAGGGTGTTGGGGTGCTGCTGGTGGACGAGGGCGGCACACGCGCCGGGGGCGCCTCGAGCGTCCCGGCCGCCCTGCTCAACCCGAACCGGGGCCGCAGCGGGCGCGCCTCCGCCGCCGACCTGGCGGGCCTCGCGGGCTTCTGGTCCCTCACGTCCGAGCTGGAGGGAGGCGGCCACGAGACGGGGGCGAGGCGGACCGGCGTCCTCCGGGTTGCCGACAACGCCCGTCAGGCGCGTGGCTGGCAGCGCCTCGAGGGCACCACTTGGCTGGAGCCGTCCGAGGTGCCGGCCGCCTACCATGCCCCGCACGGGGCGATGCTCGTGGGGCGCGGCGGCTGGGTGCGCCCCGGCAAGCTCCTGGGAGCCCTCGAGACGGCGACCGCGGCGCGCGGCGGCGTCACTCTAAGGGGCGTGCGCGCCGGGGGGCTGACGGCGAACGCGCACGGCGTGACCGTCGACACCAGCTCCGGCCCCCTGCGAGCGCGCGAGGTGGTGCTCTGCCTCGGGGCGCAGCGCCCACCGGGCTTCCGGCTGCCGGAGTTCGAGACCGTCTGGGGCGAGGCGCGGGTCCTCGGCGCCGCGGTGGACGCGCCCTATCCGGTGGCGGGCTCCGTCGTCGCGGCGTTCGGCACGGACGAGGTGTACGTGAGCGGCGGCCACACGGCAGTACCCGCCGAGCCAGGCGCCCGCCTCGACGACGACCTGCGCCGCGCGTTGTCGTGGCACGTGCCGGCGGTCGCCGCCGCCCCCACCCTGACGCGCTGGGTCGGCGCGAGGGCCAAGCGCCCGTCGGGCGAGCCCGTGGCCCGGCGGTTGACGCGAGGCGTCCTCATGTTCGGGGCACTGGGGGGTCGGGGGTTCTTGCGAGCGGCAACGGTGGCGGAGGCAATGGCAAGCCGCCTCCGTAAGGAACTGCTGGGTTGA
- the mnmD gene encoding tRNA (5-methylaminomethyl-2-thiouridine)(34)-methyltransferase MnmD, with protein sequence MSQDPPTVIVTEDGSRTLSSARGAAYKSLHGALSEAHAVYLEGSGMAARLADGRAGRVLEVGFGAGLNFLVTAAAAQAASAPLEYVALELAPPSADTLRELRYAELLAPSTVTDALVAWRAGLGEIVASGRHVFEHGRVRLELFVGDALSPAWEVGSNWRADAIYHDAFSPSEQPELWSPEFLARLAGRLAAGGALVSFTVAGDVRRALESQGLSVSKVGGPEGGKREVLVALKPAAAT encoded by the coding sequence GTGAGCCAAGACCCCCCAACCGTCATCGTCACCGAGGACGGTTCGCGCACCCTCTCGAGCGCCCGCGGCGCGGCCTACAAGTCGCTACACGGCGCCTTGAGCGAGGCGCACGCCGTCTACCTGGAGGGCAGCGGCATGGCCGCCAGGCTGGCAGACGGACGCGCCGGCCGGGTGCTGGAGGTCGGCTTCGGGGCCGGGCTCAACTTCCTGGTGACGGCCGCCGCGGCGCAGGCGGCGTCAGCGCCCCTCGAGTACGTCGCCCTGGAACTGGCACCGCCCTCGGCCGACACCCTACGGGAGTTGCGTTATGCGGAGCTGCTCGCGCCCTCGACGGTGACGGACGCGCTCGTCGCCTGGCGCGCGGGCCTCGGCGAGATCGTGGCGAGCGGCCGGCACGTCTTCGAGCACGGGCGCGTTCGGCTCGAGCTGTTCGTCGGCGACGCCCTCTCGCCGGCGTGGGAAGTGGGCTCGAACTGGCGGGCCGACGCCATCTACCACGACGCCTTCAGCCCCTCCGAGCAGCCCGAACTCTGGTCACCCGAGTTCCTGGCGCGGTTGGCGGGGCGGCTGGCCGCCGGGGGCGCCCTCGTGAGCTTCACCGTGGCCGGCGACGTGCGCCGCGCCCTGGAGTCGCAGGGCTTGAGCGTGAGCAAGGTCGGCGGGCCGGAGGGTGGCAAGCGCGAGGTCCTGGTGGCGCTGAAGCCGGCCGCGGCCACATGA